In Campylobacter concisus, the following proteins share a genomic window:
- the secY gene encoding preprotein translocase subunit SecY encodes MDKTLTNKILITLAFLFAYRILAYVPVPGVNVDVIKEFFNSNNSNALGLFNMFSGKAAERLSIISLGIMPYITASIIMELLAATFPKLGQMKKERDGMQKYMQIIRYATIVITLVQSIGVSIGLQSLSGRGGEQAIMIDINLFIAISAVSMLTGTMLLMWIGEQITQRGIGNGISLIIFAGIVSGIPSAIGGTVNLVNTSEMNFLTVIAILVIILATIGAIIFVEMGERRIPISYSRKVIMENQNKRIMNYIPIKVNLSGVIPPIFASAILMFPSTILQASTNPIIQAINDFLSPNGYMFNVLTFLFIIFFAFFYASIVFNTKDISENLKKQGGFIPGVRPGESTASYLNEVAGRLTLGGALYLGIISTLPWVLVKTMGVPFYFGGTSVLIVVSVALDTMRRIEAQSYTNKYQTLSAVGL; translated from the coding sequence ATGGATAAAACACTGACCAACAAGATTTTAATCACGTTGGCATTTTTGTTCGCATACAGGATACTGGCTTATGTGCCAGTTCCTGGTGTTAATGTCGACGTAATTAAAGAATTTTTTAATTCAAACAATAGCAATGCCTTGGGCTTATTTAATATGTTTAGTGGTAAGGCTGCTGAGCGTTTAAGTATTATCTCTTTAGGTATCATGCCTTACATTACAGCTTCGATCATTATGGAGCTTTTAGCAGCAACATTTCCAAAATTAGGCCAGATGAAAAAAGAGCGTGACGGTATGCAAAAATATATGCAAATTATACGCTATGCAACTATCGTCATCACTCTTGTGCAATCAATCGGTGTTTCTATCGGACTTCAAAGTTTAAGTGGACGCGGTGGCGAACAAGCTATCATGATAGATATAAATTTATTTATCGCGATCTCTGCTGTATCTATGCTAACTGGAACTATGCTACTTATGTGGATAGGTGAGCAAATAACACAACGTGGTATAGGCAACGGCATAAGTCTTATCATCTTTGCTGGTATCGTCTCTGGTATACCTAGTGCGATCGGTGGAACTGTAAATTTGGTAAATACTTCTGAGATGAATTTCCTAACAGTTATCGCTATTTTGGTGATTATATTAGCTACTATTGGTGCTATTATATTTGTCGAGATGGGCGAAAGGCGTATCCCTATTTCTTACTCAAGAAAAGTGATAATGGAAAATCAAAACAAACGTATAATGAACTATATACCGATCAAAGTAAATTTGAGCGGTGTTATTCCACCGATATTTGCTAGTGCGATTTTGATGTTTCCTAGTACTATTTTACAAGCTAGTACAAATCCGATCATCCAAGCTATCAACGACTTTTTAAGTCCAAATGGCTATATGTTTAACGTTTTAACATTTTTATTTATCATCTTCTTTGCGTTTTTCTATGCATCGATCGTATTTAACACAAAAGATATAAGTGAAAATTTAAAGAAACAAGGCGGATTTATCCCAGGTGTTAGACCAGGCGAGAGTACAGCTAGTTATCTAAATGAAGTAGCTGGCAGGCTAACTTTGGGCGGTGCTTTATATCTAGGCATCATCTCAACCTTACCATGGGTACTTGTAAAAACTATGGGTGTACCATTTTATTTTGGTGGCACGTCAGTACTTATCGTGGTATCTGTCGCTCTGGATACTATGAGGCGTATAGAAGCTCAGTCTTATACAAACAAATACCAAACTCTAAGTGCAGTAGGTCTATAA
- the rplO gene encoding 50S ribosomal protein L15 has translation MALEKLTPAAGSTHATKRIGRGQGSGNGKTAGKGNKGQRARKGYNEKRGFEGGQQPLQRRLPKVGFTSKFEKPYVINVEKIAAIKELAEISIATIASVHKISKSVTKIKLIGASAKALASKIKDENVSVSGTK, from the coding sequence ATGGCATTAGAAAAATTAACACCTGCTGCAGGTTCAACTCATGCAACCAAAAGAATAGGTCGTGGCCAAGGCAGTGGCAATGGCAAAACTGCTGGCAAAGGTAATAAAGGTCAAAGAGCAAGAAAAGGCTACAATGAGAAAAGAGGTTTTGAGGGCGGACAGCAACCACTTCAAAGACGTCTTCCAAAAGTAGGTTTTACTTCTAAATTTGAAAAACCTTATGTTATTAATGTCGAGAAAATTGCAGCTATAAAAGAGCTTGCTGAAATTTCAATAGCAACAATAGCTAGCGTTCATAAAATTTCAAAGAGCGTTACTAAGATAAAACTAATCGGTGCAAGTGCAAAAGCTCTTGCTTCTAAGATCAAAGACGAGAACGTTAGCGTTAGCGGAACAAAATAA
- the rpsE gene encoding 30S ribosomal protein S5 has translation MEKYNREEFEEVIVDIGRVTKVVKGGRRFRFTALVVVGNRNGLVGFGYGKAKEVPDAMRKAIDDAFKNIIHVKIKGTTIPHDVEVKYNASRMLLRPASEGTGVIAGGSARPIIELAGIKDILTKSLGSNNSANVVRATIKALSLLKS, from the coding sequence ATGGAAAAATATAATAGAGAAGAATTTGAAGAAGTAATCGTCGATATCGGTCGGGTTACAAAGGTTGTTAAAGGTGGTCGTAGATTTAGATTTACAGCTTTAGTTGTTGTTGGTAATAGAAATGGCCTAGTTGGTTTTGGATATGGCAAAGCTAAAGAGGTGCCAGATGCGATGAGAAAAGCGATTGACGACGCATTTAAAAATATTATCCACGTTAAGATCAAAGGCACAACTATCCCTCATGATGTAGAGGTAAAATATAACGCAAGTAGAATGCTACTTCGCCCAGCTAGCGAGGGTACTGGTGTTATCGCTGGTGGTAGTGCACGTCCTATTATCGAGCTTGCAGGTATTAAGGATATCCTTACTAAATCACTTGGCTCAAACAACTCAGCAAACGTCGTTCGTGCTACTATAAAAGCACTTAGTTTGCTAAAAAGCTAA
- the rplR gene encoding 50S ribosomal protein L18 gives MTAKVLKRKIALRIKRKRRIRGKISGVASCPRVSIFKSNRTLYVQAIDDVTATTLAAVDGRKIGIKANKEGAVTLAKEFAKALKAKKIDVAVFDRNGYLYHGVIAAFAEALRENGIKL, from the coding sequence ATGACAGCAAAAGTACTAAAAAGAAAAATCGCTCTTAGAATTAAGAGAAAAAGAAGAATCAGAGGTAAAATTTCTGGTGTTGCATCTTGCCCAAGAGTTTCTATTTTCAAATCAAACAGAACTCTTTATGTTCAAGCGATTGATGACGTTACAGCTACTACACTAGCTGCGGTTGATGGCAGAAAGATAGGCATAAAAGCAAATAAAGAAGGTGCGGTCACTTTAGCTAAAGAATTTGCTAAGGCTTTAAAAGCTAAGAAGATAGATGTTGCAGTTTTTGATAGAAATGGTTATTTGTATCATGGCGTTATCGCAGCATTTGCTGAAGCTTTAAGAGAAAATGGCATCAAGCTATAA
- the rplF gene encoding 50S ribosomal protein L6, translating into MSRIGKQPIAIPSGVDVSVENNVLKFKKGNHIKELDTKGHVDVKVENGHIVFAPKGEDRQSRAYWGTYRALANNIVTGITAGFTRQLEINGVGYKAAAKGKILELSLGFSHLINYELPAGVEASVEKNVITIKGDDKQVVGQVAAQVRGFRPPEPYKGKGVKYLEERIIRKAGKTSKK; encoded by the coding sequence ATGTCACGTATTGGAAAACAGCCTATCGCTATCCCAAGTGGTGTAGACGTTAGCGTTGAAAATAATGTCCTAAAATTTAAAAAGGGCAATCATATAAAAGAGCTTGACACAAAAGGTCATGTTGATGTCAAGGTAGAAAATGGTCATATAGTTTTTGCTCCAAAGGGCGAAGATCGCCAAAGTAGAGCTTACTGGGGAACATATAGAGCACTTGCTAATAATATCGTAACTGGTATCACTGCGGGATTTACTCGCCAGCTTGAGATCAACGGCGTTGGTTATAAAGCAGCTGCAAAAGGTAAAATTTTAGAGCTTTCTCTTGGTTTTTCACACCTTATCAACTATGAGCTACCAGCAGGCGTTGAAGCTAGTGTTGAGAAAAACGTTATTACTATCAAAGGCGATGACAAACAAGTAGTAGGTCAAGTGGCTGCTCAAGTTAGAGGATTTAGACCACCTGAGCCATATAAAGGTAAGGGCGTTAAATATCTAGAAGAACGTATCATCCGCAAAGCGGGCAAGACATCTAAGAAGTAA
- the rpsH gene encoding 30S ribosomal protein S8, protein MLNDLISDGLTRIRNASMRKLETAKLLHSKVVEATLSILAAKGYVESYNVIEEGNKKFINVVLKYDEYGRSVINELKRVSKPGRRVYQGKDDIKRFKNGYGTVIVSTSKGVMSGIEASKAGVGGEVLCTVW, encoded by the coding sequence ATGTTAAACGATTTAATATCAGATGGATTAACACGCATTAGAAATGCAAGTATGAGAAAGCTTGAAACTGCGAAATTGCTTCATTCTAAGGTTGTTGAGGCTACTCTTTCTATCCTTGCAGCAAAAGGCTATGTAGAGAGCTACAACGTTATCGAAGAAGGCAACAAGAAATTTATAAACGTAGTTTTAAAGTATGATGAGTACGGCAGAAGCGTTATAAATGAGCTTAAAAGGGTTTCAAAACCTGGTCGCCGTGTTTATCAAGGCAAAGACGACATTAAGCGTTTTAAAAATGGTTACGGAACAGTTATCGTTAGCACAAGCAAAGGCGTTATGAGCGGTATTGAAGCAAGTAAAGCTGGAGTTGGCGGCGAAGTTCTTTGTACAGTTTGGTAA
- a CDS encoding type Z 30S ribosomal protein S14 — translation MAKKSMIAKAARKPKFAVRGYTRCQICGRPHSVYKDFGICRVCLRKMANEGLIPGLKKASW, via the coding sequence ATGGCAAAGAAATCAATGATAGCAAAAGCTGCGCGCAAGCCAAAATTTGCGGTTCGTGGCTATACTAGATGCCAAATTTGCGGTCGTCCGCACTCTGTTTATAAAGATTTTGGAATTTGCCGTGTTTGCCTAAGAAAAATGGCTAACGAAGGCCTAATACCTGGTCTTAAAAAAGCAAGTTGGTAA
- the rplE gene encoding 50S ribosomal protein L5, whose amino-acid sequence MSRLKDKFNETIKPALVKEFDIKNPMLIPALEKIVISVGAGDSAKDQKVLQNMADTISLIAGQKAVITDAKKSVAGFKVREGFPVGIKVTLRKEQMYAFLDKLISVALPRVKDFRGLPKNGFDGRGNYNFGLSEQLMFPEVEYDKILRTHGMNITIATTAKNDKEAFKLLELFGVPFAKGK is encoded by the coding sequence ATGAGTAGATTAAAAGATAAATTTAACGAAACTATCAAGCCAGCTCTCGTAAAAGAATTTGACATCAAAAATCCAATGCTTATACCTGCACTTGAGAAAATTGTGATCAGTGTAGGTGCTGGAGACTCTGCAAAAGATCAGAAAGTGCTTCAAAATATGGCTGATACCATTTCACTTATCGCCGGACAAAAAGCAGTTATCACTGATGCTAAAAAATCAGTTGCTGGCTTTAAAGTTCGCGAAGGTTTTCCTGTTGGTATCAAAGTAACTTTGAGAAAAGAGCAAATGTATGCTTTCTTAGATAAGCTAATCAGCGTTGCTCTCCCAAGGGTTAAAGACTTCCGCGGTCTTCCAAAAAATGGTTTTGACGGACGTGGAAACTATAACTTCGGTCTTAGTGAGCAGCTAATGTTTCCAGAGGTTGAGTATGATAAAATTTTACGAACTCATGGTATGAATATTACGATTGCTACTACGGCTAAAAATGATAAAGAGGCATTCAAATTGCTAGAGCTATTTGGTGTGCCGTTTGCAAAAGGAAAGTAA
- the rplX gene encoding 50S ribosomal protein L24: MANVKFKVKKGDTVKIIAGDDKGKTGKILAVLAKKGQVIVEGCKIAKKAIKPSEKTPNGGHVNKEMPIDISNVAKVEG, from the coding sequence ATGGCTAATGTAAAATTTAAAGTCAAAAAAGGCGATACTGTTAAGATCATCGCTGGCGACGATAAAGGCAAAACTGGTAAAATTTTAGCAGTTCTTGCAAAAAAAGGTCAGGTTATAGTTGAGGGATGCAAAATAGCTAAAAAAGCTATCAAACCAAGCGAAAAAACTCCAAATGGTGGTCACGTAAATAAAGAGATGCCAATTGACATATCAAATGTCGCGAAAGTTGAAGGATAA
- the rplN gene encoding 50S ribosomal protein L14 has protein sequence MIQSFTRLAVADNSGAKELMCIKVLGGSKRRYATLGDIIVCSVKKALPNGKIKKGQVVKAVVVRTKKEVQRDNGSLIRFDENAAVILDSKKEPVGTRIFGPVGREVRYANFMKIVSLAPEVL, from the coding sequence ATGATTCAAAGTTTTACAAGACTTGCAGTTGCTGATAACAGCGGTGCAAAAGAGTTAATGTGTATAAAAGTTCTTGGCGGCAGCAAAAGAAGATACGCTACACTTGGCGATATCATAGTTTGCTCTGTTAAAAAAGCTCTTCCAAATGGTAAGATCAAAAAAGGACAGGTTGTAAAAGCTGTTGTTGTAAGAACTAAAAAAGAGGTTCAAAGAGATAATGGTTCGCTAATCCGCTTTGATGAGAACGCAGCTGTTATACTTGATAGCAAAAAAGAGCCAGTCGGCACTCGTATTTTTGGACCAGTTGGACGTGAAGTTAGATATGCTAACTTTATGAAGATTGTTTCGCTAGCTCCGGAGGTTTTATAA
- the rpsQ gene encoding 30S ribosomal protein S17: MALKREIQGVVLQKAGDKTATILVERRVMHPRYHKFVKRFKKYLVHDEKNETRAGDTVVAVECRPLSARKNFRLKAVLAKGVE, encoded by the coding sequence ATGGCATTAAAAAGAGAAATTCAAGGTGTTGTTTTACAAAAAGCTGGAGATAAAACAGCTACTATTTTGGTAGAAAGACGCGTTATGCACCCAAGATACCATAAATTTGTAAAACGCTTTAAAAAATATTTAGTTCATGATGAGAAAAATGAGACAAGAGCAGGCGATACAGTTGTTGCGGTTGAGTGCAGACCACTTTCAGCTCGCAAGAATTTTCGCTTAAAAGCTGTATTGGCAAAGGGAGTTGAGTAA
- the rpmC gene encoding 50S ribosomal protein L29 has protein sequence MKYTELKDKSVAELNALLKEKKVLLFTLRQKLKTMQLSNPNEISAVRKEIAQINTAISATRQGA, from the coding sequence ATGAAATATACTGAGTTAAAAGATAAGAGCGTTGCAGAATTAAACGCGTTGCTAAAAGAGAAAAAGGTGCTTTTATTTACTTTAAGACAAAAGCTAAAAACTATGCAGTTAAGCAACCCTAATGAGATTAGTGCTGTTCGCAAAGAGATAGCTCAGATCAACACTGCAATTAGTGCAACAAGACAAGGGGCGTAA
- the rplP gene encoding 50S ribosomal protein L16: MLMPKRTKFRKQMKGRNRGYATRGASLATGEFALKAVEAGRINSRQIEAARQALTRHVKRQAKIWIRVFPDKPLTKKPLQTRMGKGKAGVEEWVMNIKPGRIIFEMAGVSEELAREALTLALHKLPFKSKFVTRESENEIY; the protein is encoded by the coding sequence ATGTTGATGCCTAAAAGAACGAAATTTCGTAAGCAAATGAAAGGTCGCAACCGTGGTTATGCGACTCGTGGAGCATCTTTAGCAACTGGCGAATTTGCACTTAAAGCTGTTGAGGCTGGTAGAATAAATTCACGCCAAATAGAAGCTGCTCGTCAAGCTCTAACTCGTCACGTAAAAAGACAGGCTAAAATTTGGATTAGGGTTTTCCCTGATAAGCCACTTACTAAAAAACCTCTACAAACTCGTATGGGTAAAGGTAAGGCTGGAGTTGAAGAGTGGGTTATGAATATCAAACCTGGTCGTATAATATTTGAAATGGCTGGTGTTAGCGAAGAGTTAGCTCGTGAAGCTCTAACTTTGGCTTTACACAAACTTCCTTTCAAATCAAAATTTGTAACGCGAGAGAGTGAAAATGAAATATACTGA
- the rpsC gene encoding 30S ribosomal protein S3, with the protein MGQKVNPIGLRLGINRNWESRWFPTKQSLPENIGEDYKIRAFLKKKLYYAGISQILIERTAKKLRVTVVAARPGIIIGKKGQDVENLKNEVSKLIGKEVNVNIKEERKAQASAQLAAENVAMQLEKRVAFRRAMKKVIQGAQKSGAKGIKISVAGRLGGAEMARTEWYLEGRVPLHTLRAKIDYGVAEAHTTYGNIGIKVWIFKGEVLQKGVQPEKTEEEAPKKTRRARRGK; encoded by the coding sequence ATGGGACAAAAAGTAAATCCAATAGGTCTTAGACTAGGAATTAACCGCAACTGGGAATCTAGATGGTTTCCAACCAAACAAAGTCTTCCTGAAAATATCGGTGAAGATTACAAAATTCGTGCATTTTTAAAGAAAAAACTTTACTATGCAGGAATTAGCCAAATTCTAATCGAAAGAACGGCTAAAAAACTTCGTGTAACCGTAGTTGCAGCTCGTCCTGGTATCATCATCGGCAAAAAAGGCCAAGATGTTGAAAACCTAAAGAACGAAGTTAGCAAACTTATCGGCAAAGAAGTAAATGTAAATATCAAAGAAGAAAGAAAAGCTCAAGCTTCAGCTCAACTTGCTGCTGAAAACGTAGCTATGCAACTTGAAAAGCGTGTCGCATTTAGACGTGCTATGAAAAAAGTTATCCAAGGCGCTCAAAAATCAGGTGCTAAAGGTATCAAAATTTCAGTTGCTGGTCGTTTAGGTGGCGCTGAGATGGCAAGAACCGAGTGGTATCTAGAAGGCCGCGTTCCGCTTCATACTCTTAGAGCAAAGATCGATTACGGTGTAGCTGAGGCTCATACGACTTATGGAAACATAGGTATTAAAGTATGGATTTTTAAAGGTGAGGTTCTTCAAAAGGGTGTTCAACCTGAGAAAACTGAAGAAGAAGCACCTAAAAAAACACGTAGAGCAAGAAGAGGTAAATAA
- the rplV gene encoding 50S ribosomal protein L22: MSKAIIKFVRLSPTKARLIAREVQGMNAELALASLQFMPNRGAKFIANAISSAVANGGFEPEEVVVTSCRVDAGPVLKRFRPRARGTASKIRKPTSHVMVEVSKPEKKEA; encoded by the coding sequence ATGAGTAAAGCAATTATAAAATTCGTAAGACTTTCTCCTACAAAAGCAAGACTTATAGCAAGAGAAGTTCAAGGCATGAATGCCGAGCTAGCACTTGCAAGCTTGCAATTTATGCCAAATCGTGGTGCTAAATTTATAGCAAACGCTATTAGCTCAGCAGTAGCAAATGGCGGATTTGAGCCAGAAGAGGTTGTAGTAACTAGTTGCCGCGTTGATGCTGGTCCTGTATTAAAGAGATTTAGACCAAGAGCAAGAGGAACAGCGAGCAAAATTCGCAAACCTACTTCTCATGTAATGGTAGAAGTATCTAAACCTGAAAAGAAGGAAGCATAA
- the rpsS gene encoding 30S ribosomal protein S19: MARSLKKGPFVDDHVMKKVIAAKNANDNKPIKTWSRRSTIVPEMIGLTFNVHNGKSFIPVYVTENHIGYKLGEFAPTRTFKGHKGSVQKKIGK, translated from the coding sequence ATGGCAAGATCACTCAAAAAAGGTCCTTTCGTAGATGATCATGTAATGAAAAAAGTTATTGCCGCAAAAAATGCAAACGATAACAAACCAATCAAAACTTGGTCAAGACGTAGCACGATTGTACCTGAAATGATTGGACTAACATTTAACGTTCACAATGGCAAGAGCTTTATTCCTGTATATGTTACAGAAAATCATATAGGCTATAAACTTGGCGAATTTGCTCCAACACGCACATTTAAGGGTCATAAAGGCTCAGTGCAAAAGAAAATCGGCAAGTAA
- the rplB gene encoding 50S ribosomal protein L2 yields MAIKSYKPYTPSRRYMTGLSSEDITAKPSVRSLLVKIPASGGRNNNGRITSRHKEAGAKKLYRIIDFKRRKFGIEGKVEAIEYDPNRNCRIALIAYKDGEKRYIIRPNGLNVGDVIASIDEGSLDIKPGNAMKLRFIPVGTIVHNVELKPGKGAQIARSAGGYAQLMGKEEKYVILRMPSGEMRQVLAECMASIGVVGNEDWANITIGKAGRNRHRGIRPQTRGSAMNPVDHPHGGGEGKKNSGRHPVTPWGKPTKGAKTRRKKASDKLIISRRKGK; encoded by the coding sequence ATGGCTATAAAATCATATAAACCATATACACCTAGTCGTAGATATATGACTGGACTAAGCTCTGAAGATATAACAGCTAAACCAAGCGTTAGAAGCTTGCTTGTTAAAATACCTGCATCTGGCGGTAGAAATAACAATGGTCGTATAACTTCAAGACATAAAGAAGCAGGTGCAAAAAAACTTTATCGTATCATCGACTTTAAACGTCGCAAATTTGGTATAGAAGGTAAAGTTGAAGCGATCGAGTACGATCCAAACAGAAACTGCCGTATCGCTCTTATAGCTTACAAAGATGGTGAAAAACGCTATATCATTAGACCAAATGGCCTAAATGTTGGCGACGTTATCGCATCTATCGATGAGGGCTCACTAGATATTAAACCAGGTAACGCTATGAAGTTAAGATTTATCCCAGTTGGTACTATCGTTCATAACGTAGAGCTAAAGCCTGGTAAAGGCGCTCAGATAGCTCGTTCAGCTGGCGGTTATGCTCAGCTAATGGGCAAAGAAGAGAAGTATGTTATCTTAAGAATGCCAAGTGGCGAGATGAGACAAGTACTAGCTGAGTGTATGGCAAGTATTGGTGTAGTTGGCAACGAAGACTGGGCTAATATCACTATCGGTAAAGCCGGACGTAATCGCCACCGCGGTATCCGCCCACAAACACGTGGTTCTGCTATGAACCCAGTTGATCACCCACACGGTGGTGGTGAAGGTAAGAAAAATTCAGGCCGTCACCCAGTTACTCCATGGGGTAAACCAACTAAAGGTGCTAAGACTCGCCGTAAAAAAGCTAGCGATAAGCTTATAATTTCAAGAAGGAAAGGAAAATAG
- a CDS encoding 50S ribosomal protein L23 produces the protein MADITDIKTIIYTEKTLGLQEQGVVVIQTSPRVTKNSLKAVLQEYFGVTPVRVNSLRISGKVKRFRGRAGQRDEIKKFYVKLPEGVSLENTEA, from the coding sequence ATGGCGGATATAACTGATATCAAAACAATTATTTATACAGAAAAAACTCTAGGCCTTCAAGAACAAGGCGTTGTTGTTATCCAAACTTCACCAAGAGTTACAAAAAACAGCTTAAAAGCGGTTTTACAAGAGTATTTTGGAGTAACGCCTGTTCGCGTAAATTCACTTAGAATTAGCGGCAAGGTTAAACGTTTTAGAGGAAGAGCAGGCCAACGTGACGAGATAAAGAAATTCTACGTTAAGTTACCTGAAGGCGTAAGCCTAGAAAATACGGAGGCGTAA
- the rplD gene encoding 50S ribosomal protein L4, giving the protein MSKIHVLNDKFENSGELELPASYAEVNPHNLYLYVKSYLAGIRANTAHTKSRAFVSGGGKKPWRQKGRGGARAGSTRTNVWVGGAVAFGPTNEKNYFQKVNKKQKRLALEYALAVKAQDGKIFAVDSISIESGKTKDAANIIKNLKVKDALIVKDLLDDKTLLAFRNLANCYVVDANEVNAYLVSTFSSVIIEKAALKTITKEG; this is encoded by the coding sequence ATGAGTAAAATTCACGTATTAAACGATAAATTTGAAAATTCAGGCGAGCTAGAGCTTCCTGCAAGCTACGCTGAAGTAAATCCGCACAACCTATATCTTTATGTAAAATCTTACCTTGCTGGTATAAGAGCAAATACGGCTCACACTAAAAGCCGTGCTTTTGTAAGCGGTGGTGGTAAAAAACCATGGAGACAAAAAGGACGTGGTGGTGCAAGAGCGGGTTCAACTAGAACTAACGTTTGGGTAGGCGGTGCAGTTGCATTTGGTCCAACAAACGAGAAAAACTATTTTCAAAAAGTCAATAAAAAACAAAAAAGACTAGCTCTTGAGTACGCTTTGGCAGTAAAAGCACAAGATGGTAAAATTTTCGCAGTAGATAGCATCTCAATCGAGTCTGGAAAGACAAAAGATGCAGCTAATATCATCAAAAATTTAAAAGTAAAAGACGCGCTTATCGTTAAAGATTTATTAGACGATAAAACACTACTTGCTTTTAGAAATTTAGCAAACTGCTATGTAGTAGATGCAAATGAGGTAAATGCTTATCTTGTCTCTACATTTAGTTCGGTTATCATTGAAAAAGCTGCACTAAAAACTATAACAAAAGAGGGCTAA